One stretch of Chryseobacterium indologenes DNA includes these proteins:
- a CDS encoding transposase, whose amino-acid sequence MKLDFKNIHIGSYIKCRVDEQGIDIVRICNFLKVTEPEINEMYLQKSLDTEILLRWSKLLEYDFFRVYTQHLIIFAPQDKIQYNAKPKKQNSSLPAFRKNIYTKEVIDFILELLNTGKKTKLQIIEEYGIPKTTLYKWIVKYNEA is encoded by the coding sequence ATGAAGTTAGATTTTAAAAACATTCATATCGGAAGTTATATTAAATGTAGAGTTGATGAACAGGGAATTGATATTGTTCGTATCTGTAATTTTCTTAAAGTAACAGAACCTGAAATCAATGAGATGTATCTTCAAAAAAGTTTAGATACGGAAATTCTCCTTAGATGGAGCAAGCTTTTAGAATATGATTTTTTCAGGGTTTATACCCAGCATCTCATCATATTTGCTCCGCAGGATAAGATACAATACAATGCTAAACCTAAAAAACAAAATTCTTCCCTTCCGGCTTTCCGGAAAAACATTTATACCAAAGAGGTGATAGACTTTATTTTGGAATTGCTGAATACGGGGAAAAAAACAAAACTTCAGATTATAGAAGAGTATGGTATTCCTAAAACCACTCTTTATAAATGGATTGTAAAATATAATGAAGCGTAA